A region from the Aquimarina sp. ERC-38 genome encodes:
- a CDS encoding non-ribosomal peptide synthetase: MKNNKYIDILPVPLSYSQEGLWIVDKAMGSLNYHIPLLYKLNQAIDLEVLKLTFQTILKRHQVLRTVFKQNEIGDVSQEILTIENWKIDYEAEYEIRNTSELQTYVEKLNAIPFDLEKDYMLRVHFLKKRDNEYFLILIFHHIAFDGWSSSLFLEELQKIYNLKISENQNNLLEVTYQYTDYAMSQRSEEKETVFEDKLTFWKSFLEGHTPLNFPTDFPRPNVQSYKGKTYIFELPKEYKESLKNISKEYRATPFMILFGVYNILLYKYTGQTDIIVGSPTANRMNPQDQRLIGCFVNPLALRTTFSNTITVKDLLETVKMNFMNVYEHQDLPFEKIVKALVTEHDRSRSPLFQVMFIMQSNKSVASVKLGDVDLYEIAYEGNTSKYDMTFSITDKEETLEVLIEYCDDLFLSKTIEQIANHYKKLVGEVLEKPNSRIDELEMLLDEEQDELLVTLNDGDVNYPFENFVLDQFKKVSNDNAIKTALVCEDKEMTYHELDKKSNQLAVVLIENGIDTGDKIGLCTDRSFDVIIGILAIWKANACYVPIDPLYPLERINYIVKDANIKNIVYSSTITVHQKLEKPNSIYITEALFQKESSIQLKKRTITSDQLAYIIYTSGSTGKPKGVMITHGNLNAFVGWCKEEFKNDSFEIVYAVTSVCFDLSIFEMTYPLCVGKKIRILPNGLSISTYIKTDKNILLNTVPSVIANLQDNNIDFGNVNQINMAGETIPQKVIDRIDFNKIIARNLYGPSEDTTYSTCYRLHHGSKSLIGKPISNTQVYVLDDTLTLLPKGIIGELYLGGDGVALGYLNREKLTKEKFVLNPFETGTSNKIYKTGDLVRWLPDGNLEFIGRKDTQIKMRGFRIELGEIETILSQVDGVKQCVVIVSQNDFEDKQLIAYVVPEKEEWEIEATHHLRLKLPKYMIPNIWLELEIMPLNTNGKVDKNKLPVPQKDIKLEERYIAPSTSVEKELVHIWKKVLGIQKIGVHEQLIELGGHSLVAAKLVILINNTFLSTITVGTLLELQTISMIGKYLQNTMDPSDHYPEGLYEVLDI, encoded by the coding sequence ATGAAAAATAATAAATATATAGATATACTACCTGTTCCATTATCATATTCACAAGAAGGTTTGTGGATTGTTGATAAAGCTATGGGAAGCCTGAATTATCATATTCCGTTGTTATATAAACTCAATCAGGCAATTGATTTAGAAGTTTTGAAATTAACATTTCAAACAATTTTGAAAAGGCATCAAGTTTTACGAACAGTATTTAAACAAAATGAGATAGGAGATGTTTCACAAGAAATATTGACTATAGAAAACTGGAAAATTGATTATGAAGCTGAATATGAAATAAGGAATACAAGCGAACTACAAACCTATGTTGAGAAACTAAACGCTATTCCTTTTGATCTTGAAAAAGATTATATGCTAAGAGTTCATTTTCTTAAAAAACGTGATAATGAATATTTCTTAATTTTAATTTTTCATCATATCGCATTTGATGGGTGGTCTTCATCACTATTCTTAGAAGAGTTACAAAAAATTTATAACCTGAAAATAAGCGAGAATCAAAACAATTTGTTAGAAGTCACATATCAGTATACAGATTATGCGATGAGTCAGAGAAGTGAAGAAAAAGAAACTGTTTTTGAAGATAAATTAACATTTTGGAAAAGTTTTTTAGAAGGGCATACTCCGTTAAACTTTCCTACTGATTTCCCGAGACCTAATGTACAAAGTTATAAGGGAAAAACTTACATTTTTGAGTTACCGAAAGAGTATAAAGAGTCGCTTAAAAATATATCAAAAGAATATCGGGCAACACCTTTTATGATACTGTTTGGGGTTTATAATATATTACTATATAAATATACAGGACAAACTGATATAATAGTGGGTAGCCCTACTGCAAACCGTATGAACCCTCAAGATCAACGGCTGATTGGGTGCTTTGTCAATCCACTTGCATTAAGAACAACTTTTTCAAATACTATAACTGTTAAAGATTTATTAGAGACGGTAAAGATGAATTTTATGAATGTATACGAACATCAAGATTTACCTTTCGAAAAAATAGTTAAAGCACTTGTAACAGAACATGATAGAAGTAGGTCACCACTGTTTCAGGTAATGTTTATTATGCAAAGTAATAAATCAGTAGCATCGGTAAAACTAGGCGATGTAGACCTTTACGAAATTGCTTATGAAGGGAATACTTCTAAGTATGATATGACTTTTAGCATTACAGATAAAGAAGAAACGCTAGAAGTCTTAATAGAATATTGTGATGATCTTTTTTTATCAAAAACTATAGAACAAATAGCAAATCATTATAAAAAGCTAGTCGGAGAAGTATTAGAGAAACCAAATAGTCGTATTGATGAATTAGAAATGTTATTAGATGAAGAACAAGATGAATTACTTGTAACACTTAATGACGGAGATGTCAATTATCCTTTCGAAAATTTTGTTCTGGATCAATTTAAAAAAGTGAGTAATGATAACGCAATAAAAACAGCTTTAGTCTGTGAGGACAAAGAAATGACGTATCACGAATTGGACAAAAAATCTAATCAATTGGCGGTTGTTTTAATTGAAAATGGAATCGATACAGGCGATAAAATAGGACTTTGTACAGATCGCTCATTTGATGTTATAATCGGAATTTTAGCAATATGGAAAGCTAATGCTTGCTATGTGCCGATAGATCCATTATATCCATTAGAACGAATTAATTATATAGTGAAAGATGCTAACATTAAAAATATAGTTTATAGTAGTACTATTACAGTACATCAAAAATTAGAAAAACCTAACAGTATATACATTACAGAAGCTTTATTTCAAAAAGAATCTTCAATACAATTAAAAAAACGAACCATAACTAGTGATCAGTTAGCCTATATTATTTATACATCTGGATCGACAGGAAAGCCTAAAGGAGTTATGATTACTCATGGTAATCTGAATGCCTTTGTAGGGTGGTGTAAAGAAGAATTTAAAAATGATTCTTTCGAAATAGTATATGCTGTTACATCAGTATGCTTTGATTTATCAATTTTTGAGATGACATATCCATTATGTGTAGGTAAGAAAATTAGAATACTACCCAATGGATTGAGTATTTCTACATACATAAAAACTGACAAAAATATTCTACTAAACACTGTACCAAGTGTTATTGCAAATCTTCAGGATAACAATATTGATTTTGGCAATGTAAACCAGATCAATATGGCTGGAGAAACAATACCTCAAAAAGTTATTGACCGTATAGATTTTAACAAAATTATAGCTCGTAATTTATATGGACCTTCGGAAGATACTACCTACAGTACTTGCTATCGGTTACACCATGGCTCAAAATCACTTATAGGTAAGCCTATTAGTAATACACAAGTATATGTGCTTGATGATACCTTAACCTTATTACCAAAAGGAATAATAGGAGAATTATATTTGGGGGGAGATGGAGTAGCGCTAGGGTATTTGAATAGGGAAAAATTAACAAAAGAGAAATTTGTTTTAAATCCTTTTGAGACAGGTACATCTAATAAAATTTATAAAACGGGAGACCTAGTTAGATGGCTTCCAGATGGTAATTTAGAATTTATAGGAAGAAAAGATACTCAGATAAAAATGCGAGGTTTTAGAATTGAATTGGGAGAAATAGAAACGATACTATCTCAGGTTGATGGGGTAAAACAATGCGTAGTTATTGTCTCTCAAAATGATTTTGAAGATAAGCAATTAATAGCATATGTAGTTCCTGAAAAAGAAGAATGGGAAATTGAAGCAACACACCATTTACGATTAAAACTCCCAAAATATATGATCCCTAATATCTGGTTAGAATTAGAAATAATGCCATTAAATACTAATGGAAAAGTTGATAAAAATAAACTTCCAGTACCCCAAAAAGACATAAAGCTAGAAGAAAGATATATAGCTCCTTCAACCTCCGTTGAGAAAGAACTAGTACATATATGGAAAAAAGTATTGGGAATACAAAAAATAGGAGTTCACGAACAACTTATAGAACTTGGTGGTCACTCTCTTGTGGCAGCCAAACTAGTCATTTTGATTAATAATACATTTCTATCAACGATTACAGTAGGTACATTGTTAGAATTACAAACGATCTCAATGATAGGTAAATATCTTCAAAACACGATGGATCCGTCAGATCATTACCCAGAAGGCTTGTATGAAGTACTTGATATTTAA